TAGACCCTCAAAAACTAGCCAAGGTACTACAAGAGAAAGTGAGGGAAGTAGAGAGCCTGAAGAAGATGCTCTCAGGTAGTGAAGATTGAGAGTAACTATAACAGTAGAACCAACATGCAATCTCTGCGGAGAATGCGTAAACTACTGTCCAACAAAAGTCTACAGAATAGAAGAAAACAAACTCATATACGAACAAGAAAAATGCATATACTGCAAAGCGTGCGAACCACTATGCCCGCAAAAAGCAATAAAAGTCAAAGCAGAACACAACACACTAAAACATAAACAAACAACAATTACGAAACACTTTTAACCCTCGAATAAAAAGAAATAATAGAGCCGGGGTCGCCTAGCCTGGTAGGGCGCCGGCCTGCTAAGCCGGTGGGGGAACACCCCGCGCGGGTTCAAATCCCGCCCCCGGCGCCACCCCTCATAAACACCCACGATACCCTCCACAGGACCAACGTACTTATCCCCATGGTATAGGTAGAACCTACCCTTCACAACTTTAACCCTCCAGGTAGAGGGCATTGGTTACCCCCGCGATGTGGATACACCTTCGAGGTATAAAAAGTATATTGAGAGACTTGATGGAGGGGTAACTCTATGATAACTCTAGGACTTCGTAGATTGTTGAGGGCTAGATCTACTCACTAGGGTGGAGTTCGTGAGGGTCTTGTTCACCGGGGGCGGGTTTTATCAGTCATAATATGGGATTCAGGTTTCATATAGGTCGGTGTTGTTTGTTATCAACTCTTGGCTTCACAGGCCTTAGGTCTCCTTTCATCAGAGGCCTATTGTAAGTGGATTGATCGCCTTTGATAGGTTCAAGGCGATTCATGCTGGGGGAAGAATTCAGGTGCATGGTGAACTCGTTGGAGAAACAGAGGATTACTTCCAGGGCTATCTCTTCAGTGTATTATTTAGCCTCGGCGAATGGATGTGAGGATAAAGACCATTCACAGGTAATAAGGTGCCTCTCGAGCGCGTCATAGTAGTTGGTTACTCGTATCGAGAAAAACAAAAACCGTATCCCCGAGCCCCGCTCTATGTGTGGTAGGGGTGACGCGCCTGAGACCAGGCGCCGGGCTGAACC
This genomic window from Zestosphaera sp. contains:
- a CDS encoding 4Fe-4S binding protein; translation: MRVTITVEPTCNLCGECVNYCPTKVYRIEENKLIYEQEKCIYCKACEPLCPQKAIKVKAEHNTLKHKQTTITKHF